One region of Ornithorhynchus anatinus isolate Pmale09 chromosome X5, mOrnAna1.pri.v4, whole genome shotgun sequence genomic DNA includes:
- the ORNANAV1R3162 gene encoding vomeronasal 1 receptor ornAnaV1R3162, producing MLLSDLVFIILFLIQSGVGLLENSILFILYARVFSSQAHHKKSTDLILAHLTMANTVTLLTQVAPGMFLAISWDYSLGVVGCQIVLYIRRVSRGLSICTTCLLSVFQAITISPSTSLWTQFKCSLPRYILPAFLFFWVLNLKVEMNILKSIENSKNITLTIHIDSRKCCISMVRGNYLNNVAFLTVKTLRDVIFVFLMSWSSGYMVLVLYRHRKQVQHIHNTSISSKSVAETRATQTILLLVTCFVSFYSINSGLTLALNFIKEDDLRFYDPVLFLGSCYSFFGPLMLITNDPWVSKLQCPIGRGRSHSI from the coding sequence ATGCTATTGAGTGACCTGGTCTTCATAATTCTTTTCCTTATTCAGAGTGGGGTTGGGCTTCTGGAAAACTCAATACTGTTCATACTTTATGCCAGAGTCTTCAGTTCCCAGGCCCATCACAAGAAGTCCActgacctgatccttgcccatcTGACCATGGCCAACACGGTGACACTTCTCACACAGGTGGCCCCAGGGATGTTCCTGGCCATCAGTTGGGATTATTCTCTGGGAGTGGTGGGGTGCCAGATTGTCTTGTACATCAGGAGAGTGTCCCGGGGCCTTTCCATCTGCACCACATGTCTCCTGAGCGTGTTTCAGGctatcaccatcagtcccagcacctcccTGTGGACCCAATTCAAATGCAGCCTCCCCAGGTATatcctccctgcctttctctttttctgggtCCTCAACCTCAAGGTAGAAATGAACATACTAAAATCTATTGAAAACAGCAAAAATATCACTCTCACCATCCATATTGACAGCAGAAAATGTTGTATTAGCATGGTCCGGGGGAATTATTTAAATAATGTTGCTTTTTTAACAGTCAAGACGCTCCGAGATGTCATCTTTGTGTTCCTCATGAGCTggtccagtggctacatggtgcttGTGCTCTACCGACACCGTAAACAAGTCCAGCACATCCACAACACCAGCATCTCCTCCAAGTCCGTTGCAGAGACCAGAGCTACCCAGACCATCCTGCTCCtcgttacttgttttgtttccttttattcCATCAACAGCGGTCTTACTTTGGCTTTAAATTTTATCAAGGAGGATGACTTGAGGTTTTATGATCCTGTATTATTTCTGGGTTCCTGTTACTCTTTCTTTGGACCATTGATGCTCATCACTAATGATCCCTGGGTATCCAAACTCCAATGTCCTATAGGAAGAGGGAGATCCCACTCCATATAG